A single region of the Mechercharimyces sp. CAU 1602 genome encodes:
- a CDS encoding DNRLRE domain-containing protein: MAQVKEVFTTEEEEDKEGEEPTDPEEGKEESDDPPEIVKEREEERDAHTKVFELEDGRMQKEVSATPVHYENEKGEWEEIQLGVEASDESKFVLSNESNTFQTHFGKTADQLVRFEQGDHRIEMKALEASDVVPEGKEHQVVFKQLWQQTDLLYDIGPDSLKETIRMNSVPTNPVYTFEFTLTGLYAEQKEDGAIAFFSKKDDTLVYMIPKPFMMDSKEDPESPYGFSYSENVTQTMEADGDTLTVTLAADEEWLQAEERVYPVLLDPTIVLSPPEKESQDTYINSGNPDQNYDNTWQMKVGTSSGGSKYRGLVRFNLDTIPEGERLDQATLSLYYDQDIYLPEGGDTYSVPITVHKVKEAWDPDSVTWKYAGEGDNWKDGGAYDATALDQETKQVGHTNRWHRFNVTSTVQSWLNKSSKNYGFLLKAKTESNNHGGTVYVTSELYDPTIPVRPKLTLIYGQPSVTVKEPQKIHSTGAELEWSKFADGEEFVEYQVHRSTDQQFVPDASTLVTPIDDRFDIRFTDTTVEPTPIEDENRVGQIYYYMVAVKTKDGKLHPSSTVMAQLPKAGLTRVLVRGAEDTTLSSKKSSTNLNDIERYPWLQVGIKGNEYGTTRSVFDFDLSMIPEDAQVFDAQFQVWAWYMWRPQGVTGKAKYRLHELTHRFDESSATWKIAANGDNWTDGGQYDSTVLDEISEISNDSRWRTFDVTGVVGDWVTGKKKEYGFILKQADEGSEKNSERTLFLNSEAQETSLRPTLEVIYTTPTTESTYHTTDTPQVMEGGETYDIDITLTNTTDRIWKQGEQSVAYRWADLQTPQGTDRVNLPKDVKPGETIRLKAEVHAPQLKGKGAYRESRMIEWDLIDHNGKWLSEHAQGIPALQQAIVVESKPDAKKLGFEPDRGLITEPTGAGTALTANLFEGNTMFDYTPFANPSRGFATAPQMTYNSRDFSDSLVGPGWSFALTNMMRLGTPSNSKGVKMVNGKIESGKVFMIDGDGTQYSFTYDKGKKKFVGPKGIHLSLKLHSTKDKARMWKITAKDGSKYYFDDKGYVSETTDRNGIKMTYTYESRRIGNHNVKLLRYLTDTEGRRTIKVEYYSSKETSNLKIQQQVKRLTDISGYKVEFAYDHEGRLTQITEGAGSKEERKYQLSYEFNLLRTITDPKGNTTKAYYDDGGHLTKIIDRQGEETTIHYRTTLDDKEQPVTLVTDPMGRQMATTFNDQGKPIEVVNANNEKTRYEWDDELNLVKQIAPNDATATWTYDDNGNVLTYKSPLYHQQQQAQQQAAEEANVLEKLWDKVTGAVEKAPLVGTAGTTGKGYTQYAYDYREEGQVADLVQSVSPEGRVTTYEYNDEGHLLKVHAPQGNTLSSYDDAKKRYRVETSGNYTTTYTYHKGGLGLLESVKDAKGRVSRYTDYDANGQPQTITDPAGNVTRLHYGKRGEVLQVTDALGNTSTYTYDTFLRPLTSKVPKDASAGEYITIPAPVYDENDNIVKAVSPNGAHVTYTYNKNDWVTSATLPKDSEKGPIRKITYQYDKMGNLIRETQPKGNHQEGVITLDNRDDAHIASGIWGTSTNMPGYRGEDYQYNRVGGGDTFTWNFQLPEDGEYRVSVNYAQARDRAIDAPYTLKTKDGDVTKRVDQTTNGGTWVDLGIHPFASGANQIVQSDDASEGTYVIADAIRIEKVNEGEEKKETADGSTQYIYDRLNRVQAVVNSQGHRVTYEYDQVGNVTQVTEPKGVASDDPDDYRTTYEYDVNGRAIKETDALGNSIAFAYSPDGLLTRVTDEEGNVTTASYDQNGNLIEMRTPHDDGENVTQYVYDQVGNLTETITPRGVATSAKGDYTHKTIYDELDRVKEVIYPRDPNSQDPREREEQKLSYEYDPLSRITDIIAPASEGQALRNQTKLTYFDNGWIKETTDPHQIKTRYQYNDLGQTTQRTLLGEDGTKTREMTWDYFPDGKVKKEVDIGENRDIVVVESTDSKVEVDGIWNKSGVCTWDVSSFQDGTTNDDAEIYLTSTDPVRQSSVTFYQKEGGEWKEIGEDPAFVEKSRVVPARGEVKAVIKGPARGQVTYEMHEYDPDNPDEYIGKCTVDTSLRNVAGDGNQSFTWNVTPPQDGEYDVYAQYVSGSDRATDAPYTIHFEGGTDVKKVNQQESGSQWVWLGTYPFRAGSGGKVTLTDRANGTVSADSVRLVRRGEKEARFVDEDEDEGEAVDATTQLEKLTTTCTWKDAGAYADGPKEDPVHMAELYLKKDQADGKESHAVFYRGDKGKWTKLGEDTFTEQSAIVSFPETGELKVEITQPVGGESTFHLQEYDPDDNGENPDEYVGVCYADTKEPEQKWTFSDEITSVWIVDDADAFKDGTNGQAEFFLKKSRYDGKKTKAVFYEGRDGNWKKIGEDDGFTLKSSSVNYTPGGKLKIVVTQPLGGVSSLNLYEDDTEGLEDVHVASHALPTVLGDGFRWKGRGTGEGTFTWKLKTEESGEYTVYAHAAGGPTSATNAPYTIHHADGKTEKRVNQQAYAGEWVKLGTYRFDAGTSYPLVLSDEANGKVSADGIKMVWAGPTGAVIDNTDDAHVKAEGDWTERDDVTTECTWDGIDAYHDGTAPPLKAELYLEKDQADGQSTSVTFYDRSGDEWKKIGEDPDFLEKSAVASSEGKEAKAEITHAVDSTSTYHLMEYDPDDPVENEDEHIGSCDAQRPEGENYAQVEKGDGSSTFTWNLDLKQNGAYAIYVKGLKHSAYATDAPYTIHHESGTDTVNVNQRERGDEWTLLGTYPFQKGENPRVVLSNKANGTVVADSLKIVKAEPRELVFDNAEASANAGGSGWTTSSNVPGYYGKDYLWNEEGSGADTITWNLDIPKTMEYTVYARYLSYKDRASDAPYTIYHADGKKTVDVNQQERGSEWVELGTYSFDKGSGQKVVLTDKADGVVIADSIKLVEKAPMKTDKKTFTYDYDLNGNLTELESQTPEAAEAYRIDYNDLGQVEALQKVVGDQVQQTVGYAYDVNGNLTKRAYGGTTQTYTYTERNMLQAIQEQGNESADPRTWSYAYTKRGQVKQTNEPNGNVTRFEHYADGLLKAKTTTKGDGTVLNQHELTYNENGHRIEEALQLLDADGNKVESNTKYEYDPRDRVTSMVKTGDNPLTESVVLDANSNIVSHTQDGKTKTYTYDRNRMMTQTAEGKTQQYDYDTTGRLHTVTQGKQVEESYAYDGFDRLKEHTKLQEDGTLNTSQYTYDAFDRTMSKTGNAGTAEETTTDFHYLGLSEEILSEEVAGKITRSYTYAPWGQRLSMTHHEKGETSYYGTNTRGDVEMLYDEKGNVRGTYGYTMYGEDQQSAFTGVDQPGNALYNPYRYTQKRWDADTNSYDQGFRNYNPSLGRFHTRDMYSDAAQDMGLAMGLATNSRYAFAGGNPVSYSELDGHIPVKEDTRTAMKDIQDAGFDYSPSKGLTPKPNPKPRTKPKPKPSPSTSSKSSKPCYQSKTNYGCGSTKPNAADKVIIGMGTQFADGVTGLWACGSDVAGCYSSTADFYKLAWNDPTAAVSQTWNGSGIVEDWRDGNYGGSIGRTITSALPLVAARKALKTPEMCFVAGTLILTSDGEKPIEEIEVGDKVLSKNEKTGEMEYKEVTQLFQREVDEIYEVHVDGEMIETTDEHPFWVKGQGWMSAQDLQTGDELETSEGDFLSVEKVIRKKQENPVKVYNFEVADFHTYFVSDLHVFVHNKCVVGDKDAFVPEEHWEKKAEHFGTPGTQYDHYRYYKGKWEESRVIYDFAGRQQYRVDLADHSMPESHSIPHLHEYKYDDPGYGIKGKEFVYNFWE, encoded by the coding sequence TTGGCGCAAGTAAAAGAAGTTTTTACAACGGAAGAGGAAGAGGATAAGGAGGGTGAAGAACCCACCGATCCGGAGGAGGGAAAGGAGGAAAGCGATGACCCACCTGAGATTGTAAAAGAACGGGAAGAAGAACGCGATGCCCATACGAAAGTGTTTGAGCTCGAGGATGGGCGCATGCAAAAAGAAGTGAGCGCCACCCCGGTTCACTATGAAAATGAGAAAGGGGAGTGGGAAGAGATTCAACTGGGAGTAGAAGCTTCGGATGAGTCCAAGTTTGTCCTCTCGAATGAATCCAATACGTTCCAAACCCACTTTGGCAAAACAGCGGATCAATTGGTGCGTTTTGAACAAGGGGATCATCGGATTGAGATGAAAGCCCTGGAAGCGAGCGATGTGGTTCCAGAAGGAAAAGAGCATCAGGTAGTGTTTAAACAGCTGTGGCAGCAGACCGATCTTTTGTATGACATTGGTCCAGATTCGCTCAAAGAGACGATTCGTATGAATAGTGTCCCGACGAACCCGGTCTATACCTTTGAGTTCACCTTGACAGGACTGTATGCAGAACAAAAAGAAGATGGTGCCATCGCCTTCTTTAGTAAGAAAGATGACACATTGGTCTACATGATACCGAAACCGTTTATGATGGACAGCAAGGAAGATCCAGAGTCTCCCTATGGGTTTTCATACAGTGAAAACGTGACGCAGACGATGGAAGCCGACGGCGATACATTAACGGTGACGTTGGCGGCAGATGAGGAATGGTTACAAGCGGAGGAACGGGTCTATCCGGTCTTGTTGGACCCCACCATTGTCCTTTCACCACCGGAAAAAGAGAGTCAAGATACGTATATTAATAGTGGAAACCCTGATCAGAACTATGATAACACTTGGCAAATGAAGGTGGGAACCAGTAGTGGCGGTTCCAAATACCGGGGACTGGTCCGCTTTAACCTAGACACCATCCCGGAAGGGGAGCGCTTAGATCAAGCGACCCTATCCCTGTATTATGATCAGGATATCTATCTCCCTGAAGGGGGAGATACGTATAGCGTCCCAATCACGGTTCATAAAGTAAAAGAAGCGTGGGATCCCGATTCGGTGACGTGGAAGTACGCAGGCGAAGGAGATAACTGGAAGGATGGCGGGGCTTATGACGCGACGGCCCTCGATCAGGAAACGAAACAGGTTGGGCACACCAATCGCTGGCACCGCTTTAATGTCACCTCCACCGTTCAGTCGTGGTTAAACAAAAGCAGTAAAAACTATGGGTTTTTGCTCAAAGCGAAAACGGAGTCCAACAATCATGGGGGCACGGTTTACGTCACAAGTGAACTCTATGATCCGACGATCCCCGTGCGACCGAAACTGACCCTGATCTATGGTCAACCCAGTGTCACAGTGAAAGAACCACAAAAGATTCATAGCACAGGGGCAGAACTGGAGTGGTCCAAGTTTGCTGATGGGGAGGAGTTTGTGGAGTACCAGGTGCACCGCAGTACCGATCAGCAGTTTGTTCCCGATGCGTCTACGCTCGTCACTCCGATTGATGACCGCTTCGATATTCGCTTTACGGATACTACCGTGGAGCCCACCCCCATCGAAGATGAGAACCGTGTCGGTCAAATCTACTACTATATGGTGGCCGTGAAGACGAAAGATGGAAAATTGCATCCTTCCAGCACCGTAATGGCACAACTACCGAAAGCGGGACTTACACGCGTCTTGGTGCGGGGTGCGGAAGATACAACCCTATCGAGTAAAAAGTCGAGTACGAACTTGAACGATATTGAGCGCTACCCTTGGCTTCAAGTGGGCATTAAGGGGAACGAATATGGAACGACCCGCTCCGTGTTTGATTTTGACCTTAGTATGATCCCAGAAGATGCGCAAGTGTTTGATGCCCAGTTTCAGGTATGGGCATGGTACATGTGGCGTCCTCAAGGGGTGACGGGAAAAGCCAAATATCGACTGCATGAGTTGACTCACCGTTTTGATGAGTCCAGTGCGACCTGGAAAATAGCGGCCAATGGAGATAACTGGACTGATGGTGGACAATATGACTCTACCGTCCTGGACGAAATCTCGGAAATATCGAATGACTCGCGCTGGCGAACGTTTGATGTGACCGGAGTTGTAGGGGATTGGGTTACAGGCAAAAAGAAAGAGTATGGTTTTATACTCAAGCAAGCCGATGAGGGCAGTGAGAAGAATAGTGAACGAACCTTGTTCCTCAATAGCGAGGCACAAGAAACGTCCCTCCGTCCAACCCTTGAAGTGATCTACACTACACCGACGACGGAAAGCACCTATCATACGACGGATACCCCACAGGTGATGGAGGGCGGGGAAACATATGACATCGATATCACCCTCACCAACACGACAGATCGTATCTGGAAACAAGGGGAGCAATCGGTGGCCTATCGCTGGGCCGACCTACAGACGCCGCAAGGAACCGATCGCGTCAATCTCCCTAAAGACGTGAAGCCGGGAGAGACGATTCGCTTGAAAGCGGAAGTGCATGCGCCGCAGTTGAAAGGAAAGGGCGCGTACCGCGAATCCCGGATGATCGAGTGGGACCTGATCGACCACAACGGGAAGTGGCTGTCCGAGCATGCCCAAGGCATCCCTGCTCTGCAACAGGCGATTGTTGTGGAATCGAAGCCCGACGCCAAAAAGCTGGGTTTTGAACCGGATCGCGGCCTGATCACCGAGCCGACGGGAGCGGGTACCGCCTTGACGGCCAACCTGTTTGAAGGCAACACGATGTTTGACTATACCCCGTTTGCCAATCCTTCCCGCGGTTTTGCCACGGCTCCGCAGATGACCTATAACAGCCGCGACTTCTCTGACTCGCTCGTCGGACCCGGCTGGTCGTTTGCCTTGACCAACATGATGCGCCTGGGCACGCCGTCCAACAGTAAAGGCGTGAAGATGGTGAACGGCAAGATCGAATCAGGCAAAGTGTTTATGATTGACGGGGACGGTACCCAGTATTCGTTCACCTACGATAAAGGGAAGAAGAAATTCGTCGGCCCCAAAGGCATTCATTTGAGCCTGAAGCTGCATTCGACGAAGGACAAAGCCCGCATGTGGAAGATTACCGCCAAGGACGGTTCCAAGTATTACTTCGACGACAAAGGCTACGTGAGTGAAACGACCGATCGCAACGGCATCAAGATGACATATACGTACGAAAGTCGCCGCATCGGCAACCACAATGTGAAATTGCTGCGCTACTTAACCGATACGGAAGGGCGCCGCACCATCAAAGTGGAGTACTACAGTAGCAAGGAAACCAGCAACCTGAAAATCCAACAGCAAGTGAAGCGCCTCACGGATATTTCGGGCTACAAAGTGGAATTTGCCTATGATCACGAAGGGCGCCTCACCCAGATTACGGAAGGGGCAGGATCGAAAGAGGAGCGTAAGTACCAGTTATCGTATGAGTTTAACCTCTTACGCACCATTACCGACCCCAAAGGGAACACCACCAAAGCGTATTATGACGATGGCGGACATTTGACGAAAATCATTGATCGCCAAGGGGAAGAGACAACGATTCATTACCGCACCACCCTCGATGACAAGGAACAGCCGGTCACCTTGGTGACCGATCCGATGGGCCGCCAGATGGCGACCACCTTTAACGATCAAGGCAAGCCCATCGAAGTGGTGAATGCCAACAACGAAAAAACCCGCTATGAGTGGGACGATGAGCTAAATCTCGTCAAACAGATCGCCCCCAATGATGCGACGGCGACCTGGACCTACGATGACAACGGCAATGTGCTCACCTACAAGAGCCCCCTCTACCACCAGCAGCAACAAGCGCAGCAGCAAGCCGCGGAAGAGGCCAATGTGCTGGAGAAGTTGTGGGACAAGGTGACGGGAGCAGTAGAGAAAGCGCCTCTCGTCGGCACAGCGGGAACAACAGGCAAAGGCTACACGCAATACGCCTATGACTACCGCGAAGAGGGGCAAGTGGCCGACTTGGTGCAATCCGTCTCACCGGAAGGACGGGTTACCACCTATGAATACAACGATGAAGGCCATTTGCTCAAGGTACATGCCCCACAAGGCAATACCCTCTCCTCTTATGACGACGCGAAGAAGCGCTACCGCGTCGAGACGAGCGGAAACTATACCACCACCTATACGTACCACAAGGGCGGGCTCGGTCTACTGGAATCGGTCAAAGATGCCAAAGGGCGCGTCAGTCGCTATACCGATTACGATGCCAATGGACAACCGCAAACGATCACCGATCCGGCGGGCAATGTGACCCGTCTCCACTACGGGAAACGCGGGGAAGTGTTGCAAGTGACCGATGCGCTCGGCAACACCAGCACCTACACCTACGACACCTTCCTGCGTCCCTTGACGAGTAAGGTGCCTAAGGATGCGAGCGCCGGGGAGTATATCACGATTCCGGCACCGGTTTATGACGAGAACGATAACATTGTCAAAGCCGTCTCGCCCAACGGAGCCCACGTGACCTACACGTACAACAAGAACGATTGGGTTACGTCCGCTACCCTTCCCAAGGATAGCGAAAAGGGACCGATACGGAAAATCACGTATCAATATGATAAGATGGGCAACCTGATCCGTGAGACCCAGCCGAAGGGGAATCACCAAGAAGGGGTGATCACCCTCGATAACCGGGATGACGCTCATATAGCCAGTGGCATTTGGGGAACATCTACCAACATGCCAGGGTATCGCGGGGAGGATTACCAGTACAACCGTGTGGGCGGTGGGGACACCTTCACGTGGAACTTTCAGCTTCCCGAGGACGGAGAGTACCGCGTCTCGGTCAACTATGCCCAAGCGCGGGATCGCGCCATCGATGCTCCGTACACGTTGAAAACAAAGGATGGCGACGTGACCAAACGGGTGGATCAAACCACCAATGGCGGCACCTGGGTGGACCTTGGTATTCATCCATTTGCCAGCGGAGCCAACCAGATTGTGCAATCCGACGATGCCAGTGAAGGCACTTACGTGATTGCCGATGCGATTCGCATCGAAAAAGTGAACGAAGGCGAAGAGAAAAAAGAGACAGCAGATGGCAGCACCCAGTATATTTACGATCGCCTCAACCGCGTGCAAGCCGTGGTCAATAGTCAAGGTCACCGCGTGACGTATGAGTATGACCAGGTTGGAAACGTCACCCAGGTGACCGAACCGAAGGGAGTCGCCAGCGACGATCCCGATGATTATCGCACGACCTACGAGTACGATGTGAATGGACGCGCGATCAAGGAAACGGATGCGCTCGGAAATAGCATTGCCTTTGCGTACAGCCCCGATGGACTGCTTACGCGCGTCACGGACGAAGAGGGAAATGTGACGACCGCCAGCTATGATCAGAACGGCAACCTGATCGAAATGCGGACGCCGCATGACGACGGGGAAAACGTGACCCAGTATGTGTATGATCAGGTGGGCAACTTGACGGAGACAATCACCCCCCGGGGCGTCGCCACGAGTGCCAAGGGCGACTATACGCACAAGACGATCTACGATGAGCTGGATCGCGTCAAAGAAGTGATCTATCCACGGGATCCCAACAGCCAAGATCCACGCGAGCGAGAAGAGCAGAAGCTTTCGTATGAGTACGATCCGCTCAGCCGGATCACGGACATCATCGCACCGGCATCCGAAGGACAAGCCCTTCGGAACCAAACGAAGCTGACGTACTTCGATAACGGCTGGATCAAAGAAACCACCGATCCCCATCAGATCAAAACGCGCTATCAGTATAACGACTTGGGTCAAACCACCCAGCGCACCTTGCTCGGTGAAGATGGCACGAAGACCCGGGAGATGACCTGGGACTACTTCCCGGATGGCAAGGTGAAAAAAGAAGTGGATATCGGGGAAAACCGCGATATCGTGGTGGTCGAATCGACCGATTCCAAGGTGGAAGTGGACGGGATTTGGAATAAATCCGGGGTATGTACGTGGGACGTATCCTCTTTCCAAGATGGAACCACCAATGACGATGCCGAAATCTACCTCACCTCGACGGATCCCGTGCGTCAATCCTCCGTCACCTTTTATCAAAAAGAGGGTGGGGAGTGGAAAGAGATTGGCGAGGATCCCGCGTTTGTCGAGAAAAGCCGTGTGGTTCCCGCTAGAGGCGAAGTCAAAGCCGTGATCAAAGGGCCGGCGAGGGGTCAGGTGACCTATGAGATGCATGAATATGACCCGGATAATCCGGATGAATATATCGGGAAATGTACCGTCGATACCTCCCTGCGCAACGTAGCGGGAGATGGGAATCAAAGCTTTACCTGGAACGTGACCCCCCCTCAAGATGGCGAGTACGATGTGTATGCTCAGTATGTATCCGGTTCGGATCGCGCCACCGATGCGCCGTATACGATCCACTTTGAAGGCGGCACCGATGTGAAGAAGGTGAACCAACAAGAAAGCGGAAGTCAGTGGGTGTGGTTGGGGACGTACCCGTTCCGCGCCGGTAGCGGTGGGAAAGTCACCCTGACCGACCGTGCGAACGGCACCGTGAGTGCCGACAGCGTACGCTTGGTGCGTCGTGGTGAGAAAGAAGCGCGTTTCGTCGATGAGGACGAAGACGAAGGAGAAGCCGTCGATGCGACTACCCAGCTGGAGAAGCTGACCACCACCTGTACGTGGAAAGACGCAGGAGCGTATGCTGATGGCCCGAAAGAAGATCCGGTCCACATGGCGGAGCTCTACCTGAAAAAAGATCAAGCGGATGGCAAAGAGAGCCACGCGGTCTTTTATCGTGGGGACAAGGGCAAGTGGACGAAGCTGGGCGAAGACACGTTTACCGAGCAAAGCGCGATCGTCTCCTTCCCCGAAACCGGGGAGCTGAAGGTGGAGATTACCCAGCCCGTGGGCGGGGAATCCACTTTCCACTTGCAAGAGTATGATCCCGATGATAACGGAGAGAATCCCGATGAGTATGTGGGGGTCTGCTACGCCGATACCAAAGAGCCGGAGCAGAAGTGGACCTTTAGCGACGAGATTACGAGCGTATGGATCGTCGACGATGCGGATGCGTTTAAAGACGGAACCAATGGACAAGCCGAATTCTTCCTCAAAAAATCGAGGTATGATGGCAAGAAGACGAAAGCGGTCTTTTATGAAGGAAGGGACGGCAACTGGAAGAAGATTGGCGAAGATGACGGGTTTACTCTAAAGAGCAGCAGCGTCAACTATACTCCCGGTGGGAAATTGAAAATCGTGGTGACGCAACCGCTCGGAGGCGTCTCCTCCCTGAACCTGTATGAAGATGACACCGAAGGCCTGGAGGATGTGCATGTAGCAAGCCATGCTCTTCCGACCGTTCTGGGGGATGGCTTCCGGTGGAAAGGACGCGGCACCGGTGAAGGCACCTTCACCTGGAAGCTGAAGACCGAAGAAAGTGGGGAGTACACCGTCTACGCGCACGCAGCGGGCGGACCGACCAGTGCCACCAATGCGCCTTATACCATTCATCACGCCGATGGCAAGACCGAAAAGCGGGTCAATCAACAAGCGTACGCTGGCGAATGGGTGAAATTGGGGACCTATCGTTTTGATGCAGGCACGTCTTATCCGCTCGTTCTCTCGGATGAGGCCAATGGCAAGGTAAGCGCAGACGGCATCAAGATGGTGTGGGCCGGCCCGACCGGGGCGGTGATCGACAACACCGACGATGCACACGTAAAAGCGGAAGGCGACTGGACGGAGCGTGACGACGTCACCACCGAGTGTACGTGGGACGGGATCGACGCCTACCATGATGGCACCGCACCGCCACTGAAAGCGGAACTCTACCTGGAGAAGGATCAAGCGGACGGCCAATCGACTTCCGTCACCTTCTATGATCGCTCTGGGGATGAATGGAAGAAGATCGGAGAAGATCCGGACTTCCTCGAGAAAAGCGCCGTAGCTAGTTCAGAAGGCAAGGAAGCCAAAGCGGAGATCACCCATGCCGTGGACTCCACCTCGACCTATCACTTGATGGAGTACGATCCGGATGATCCGGTCGAAAACGAAGATGAACACATCGGCTCCTGTGATGCCCAGCGCCCGGAAGGGGAGAACTATGCGCAGGTGGAAAAAGGGGATGGCAGCTCCACCTTCACGTGGAACCTGGATCTGAAACAAAATGGCGCCTACGCCATCTATGTGAAAGGTCTGAAACACAGCGCCTACGCGACGGACGCACCGTACACCATTCATCACGAGAGCGGCACCGATACCGTCAACGTGAACCAACGGGAGCGGGGCGACGAATGGACCCTCCTTGGCACCTATCCTTTCCAGAAAGGAGAAAATCCGCGGGTCGTCTTATCCAACAAAGCCAATGGCACCGTTGTGGCAGACAGCCTGAAGATCGTGAAAGCCGAGCCACGCGAACTCGTCTTTGACAATGCCGAGGCATCCGCGAACGCGGGCGGAAGTGGCTGGACCACCTCCAGCAACGTGCCGGGCTACTATGGCAAGGATTATCTTTGGAACGAAGAAGGCTCGGGAGCCGATACCATTACCTGGAACCTGGATATCCCGAAAACGATGGAGTACACGGTGTATGCACGCTACTTGTCGTATAAAGATCGCGCCTCGGATGCGCCTTATACCATCTATCACGCGGATGGGAAGAAGACGGTAGACGTCAACCAACAAGAGCGCGGCAGTGAATGGGTGGAGCTAGGTACCTATTCGTTCGACAAAGGAAGCGGCCAGAAGGTCGTCTTGACCGACAAAGCCGATGGCGTCGTCATCGCCGATAGCATCAAGCTAGTGGAGAAGGCGCCGATGAAGACGGATAAGAAAACCTTCACCTACGATTACGACCTGAACGGCAACCTGACGGAGCTGGAAAGTCAGACGCCAGAAGCGGCAGAAGCCTACCGAATCGACTATAACGACCTCGGTCAAGTGGAAGCCCTGCAAAAAGTGGTGGGCGATCAGGTGCAGCAGACGGTCGGGTATGCCTATGATGTCAACGGTAACTTAACCAAGCGCGCGTATGGAGGCACCACGCAGACATACACCTATACCGAGCGCAACATGCTACAAGCGATCCAGGAACAAGGCAACGAGAGCGCCGACCCTCGCACGTGGTCGTATGCCTACACCAAGCGGGGGCAAGTGAAGCAGACGAACGAGCCCAACGGCAACGTCACGCGCTTTGAGCACTACGCCGACGGCCTACTCAAAGCGAAGACCACGACCAAGGGCGATGGCACCGTGCTCAACCAGCACGAGCTCACCTACAACGAGAACGGTCACCGCATCGAAGAAGCCTTACAACTGCTGGACGCCGACGGGAACAAGGTGGAGAGCAACACGAAGTACGAATACGATCCCCGTGATCGCGTCACCTCGATGGTAAAAACGGGCGACAACCCGCTCACCGAGTCGGTGGTGTTAGATGCCAACAGCAACATCGTTTCCCACACGCAAGATGGGAAAACGAAAACCTACACCTATGACCGCAATCGTATGATGACGCAGACCGCGGAGGGGAAGACCCAGCAGTACGACTACGACACCACCGGTCGCCTGCACACGGTTACCCAAGGGAAGCAGGTGGAAGAAAGCTACGCCTATGATGGCTTTGACCGCCTGAAGGAACACACCAAGCTTCAAGAAGATGGTACGCTGAACACATCTCAGTATACGTACGATGCGTTTGACCGGACAATGAGTAAAACCGGCAATGCAGGGACGGCAGAGGAGACAACCACCGACTTCCACTACCTGGGCTTGTCGGAGGAGATACTAAGCGAAGAAGTGGCCGGCAAGATTACGCGCTCCTACACGTACGCTCCCTGGGGACAGCGTCTCTCCATGACGCATCATGAAAAAGGAGAAACCTCCTACTACGGCACCAACACCCGCGGCGACGTGGAGATGTTGTATGATGAGAAGGGGAACGTCCGCGGCACCTACGGCTACACGATGTACGGCGAAGACCAACAAAGCGCCTTCACCGGAGTAGACCAACCGGGGAATGCCCTGTACAACCCGTATCGTTACACCCAAAAACGCTGGGACGCAGATACCAACAGCTACGACCAGGGTTTCCGGAATTACAACCCAAGTCTAGGCCGCTTCCACACACGGGATATGTATAGCGACGCGGCACAGGATATGGGACTGGCGATGGGTTTAGCGACAAACAGTCGCTACGCATTCGCAGGAGGTAATCCGGTATCGTATAGCGAATTGGATGGTCATATTCCGGTAAAAGAAGATACCAGGACGGCGATGAAGGATATCCAGGATGCAGGGTTTGACTATTCTCCAAGCAAGGGATTAACGCCAAAGCCAAATCCAAAGCCTAGGACAAAGCCGAAACCGAAACCATCTCCATCAACGAGCAGCAAATCGAGCAAACCATGTTATCAGAGTAAAACTAACTATGGTTGTGGTAGCACTAAGCCAAATGCAGCTGACAAAGTCATTATTGGAATGGGTACGCAGTTTGCCGATGGAGTGACCGGATTATGGGCTTGTGGTAGTGACGTGGCAGGTTGCTATAGTAGCACGGCTGATTTTTACAAGTTGGCATGGAATGATCCTACAGCAGCAGTAAGTCAGACTTGGAATGGTTCTGGGATTGTAGAAGACTGGCGAGATGGCAATTATGGAGGTTCTATTGGAAGAACGATAACTTCAGCATTACCATTAGTAGCAGCCCGCAAGGCATTGAAAACACCTGAAATGTGTTTTGTTGCTGGGACATTGATTCTTACCTCAGATGGTGAAAAGCCCATCGAAGAAATCGAAGTCGGGGATAAAGTTCTCTCCAAAAACGAGAAAACAGGAGAGATGGAATACAAAGAAGTCACCCAACTCTTCCAGCGTGAAGTGGACGAGATTTACGAAGTTCATGTTGATGGAGAAATGATTGAAACCACGGATGAACATCCTTTCTGGGTGAAAGGTCAAGGCTGGATGAGTGCACAAGATCTCCAGACAGGAGATGAGCTGGAAACCAGTGAAGGTGATTTCCTTTCAGTGGAGAAAGTAATCCGTAAGAAGCAGGAAAACCCCGTCAAGGTGTACAACTTTGAGGTAGCGGATTTCCACACGTATTTTGTTTCGGATCTGCATGTATTTGTGCATAACAAGTGTGTAGTAGGTGATAAAGATGCATTTGTTCCGGAAGAACATTGGGAGAAAAAAGCTGAGCACTTTGGGACACCAGGAACCCAGTATGACCACTACAGGTATTACAAAGGTAAGTGGGAAGAATCTAGAGTCATTTATGACTTTGCAGGTAGACAACAATATAGAGTAGATCTTGCCGATCACAGCATGCCTGAATCACATTCTATTCCTCATTTACATGAATACAAGTATGATGATCCGGGATATGGAATAAAAGGAAAAGAGTTCGTTTATAATTTCTGGGAATAA